The following proteins come from a genomic window of Coffea arabica cultivar ET-39 chromosome 11c, Coffea Arabica ET-39 HiFi, whole genome shotgun sequence:
- the LOC113715476 gene encoding protein ELC-like, giving the protein MMVPQPGNSELTRQFLSSVLSQRGPSALPYSEDVKWMIRQHLLALYDVYPSLNIKTSTFTHNDGRSVNLLHADGTVPMLYNGITYNIPVIIWLMESYPHHAPLVMVSPTPDMIIKRPHPFVDPSGVVKIPYLQSWIYPSSNLVELARSLSAHFGRDPPLYSQRRQSPSPTPSSNPYPNPSTSSSINSVNATPGVGPRPAIPPRMTPAVYPPPYSTSGGSIGGRMDDPSEVFRKNAVSKLVDTVHIDIMGLRKIREGEMEGLFNLQAVLRQRAEQLGKGLKEMQDEKEGLEQQLQMVLMNSDVMEAWLRDNEGKLGKLRGNIDVDEVFEPCDVLSQQMLECAASDLAIEDAIYALDKAAQEGVIPFDQYLRNVRLLSREQFFQRATGSKVRAAQMQAQVASMASRASHYAA; this is encoded by the coding sequence ATGATGGTTCCGCAACCGGGAAACTCCGAGTTGACCCGACAATTCCTCAGCAGCGTCCTTTCCCAACGGGGACCGTCGGCGCTGCCGTACTCCGAAGACGTCAAGTGGATGATCCGGCAACACCTTCTTGCTCTCTACGATGTCTATCCTTCTCTCAACATTAAAACCAGCACCTTCACTCACAACGACGGCCGGAGCGTTAATCTCCTCCACGCCGACGGCACCGTTCCGATGCTCTACAACGGCATCACCTACAACATCCCGGTAATCATCTGGCTCATGGAATCTTACCCCCACCACGCGCCTCTGGTAATGGTCTCTCCCACTCCTGATATGATTATTAAACGGCCCCACCCCTTTGTGGATCCCTCCGGCGTTGTCAAAATTCCTTACTTGCAGAGTTGGATATACCCTAGCTCCAATTTAGTTGAATTAGCTCGGAGTTTATCGGCCCATTTTGGCCGCGATCCGCCCCTTTATTCCCAGCGCCGCCAAAGCCCTAGCCCTACCCCAAGTTCTAACCCTTACCCAAATCCTAGTACAAGTAGTTCCATTAATAGTGTTAATGCTACACCTGGAGTGGGTCCGAGGCCTGCGATACCTCCGAGGATGACGCCAGCAGTATACCCGCCACCGTATAGTACTAGTGGTGGGAGTATAGGGGGAAGGATGGATGACCCAAGTGAGGTATTTAGGAAGAATGCGGTAAGTAAATTGGTGGATACTGTGCATATTGATATAATGGGGCTAAGGAAGATAAGGGAGGGGGAAATGGAAGGGCTGTTCAACTTGCAAGCGGTTTTGAGGCAGCGAGCTGAGCAGTTGGGGAAAGGGTTAAAGGAAATGCAAGATGAGAAGGAGGGGTTAGAGCAGCAGTTGCAGATGGTTTTGATGAATTCGGATGTAATGGAAGCGTGGTTGAGGGACAATGAGGGGAAGCTGGGGAAATTGAGAGGCAATATTGATGTGGATGAAGTTTTTGAGCCATGTGATGTGTTGTCGCAGCAAATGTTGGAGTGTGCAGCGTCGGATTTGGCGATAGAAGATGCAATTTATGCATTGGATAAGGCGGCACAGGAAGGGGTGATACCTTTTGATCAGTATTTGAGGAATGTGAGGTTGTTATCACGGGAGCAGTTCTTTCAACGTGCCACAGGGTCTAAGGTCAGGGCTGCTCAAATGCAGGCTCAGGTGGCCAGTATGGCTTCTAGGGCATCTCATTATGCTGCCTGA